A section of the Mesobacillus jeotgali genome encodes:
- the bshA gene encoding N-acetyl-alpha-D-glucosaminyl L-malate synthase BshA, with protein sequence MKKLKIGITCYPTVGGSGVVATELGKLLAEKGHEIHFISSSLPFRLKKMYRNIYSHEVEVNQYSVFQYPPYDIALASKIAEVAVLENLDVLHVHYAIPHAVCAILARQMSGRDLKIVTTLHGTDITVLGYDPSLTDAIRFGIEKSDYVTAVSESLIKQTYDLIKPKKEIDCVYNFIDTRVNKRVESSDLRNEYGVLPDEKVIIHVSNFRPVKRVPDVIKTFAGIVEKLPAKLLLVGDGPEMKKVCDLASELGIRDKVLLLGKQERVEELYSLSDLMLLLSEKESFGLVALEAMACGVPCIGTNVGGIPEVIVDGETGYICELGNIEEFTEKAVEILSNPDTHKRFAANSLQRAEKDFSAEQIVAEYENIYYSLLENDKS encoded by the coding sequence ATGAAGAAACTTAAAATCGGCATCACTTGTTATCCAACAGTTGGGGGGTCAGGAGTTGTCGCTACAGAACTAGGAAAACTGCTGGCTGAAAAAGGTCATGAAATTCATTTCATCTCCTCGAGTCTTCCTTTCCGGCTGAAAAAGATGTACCGAAATATTTACTCGCATGAGGTCGAAGTCAATCAATACTCTGTCTTTCAATATCCACCTTACGATATTGCTCTGGCCAGCAAAATAGCCGAGGTAGCTGTATTGGAGAATCTGGATGTTCTCCATGTACATTACGCTATCCCGCACGCTGTCTGCGCGATTCTGGCACGTCAGATGAGCGGCAGGGACCTGAAGATCGTTACCACTCTCCATGGGACAGATATTACTGTGCTGGGATATGACCCTTCTCTAACTGATGCAATCCGCTTTGGAATTGAAAAGTCAGATTATGTAACAGCTGTTTCAGAGTCACTGATTAAGCAAACATACGATTTAATCAAGCCGAAAAAAGAAATCGATTGTGTTTATAATTTCATTGACACCCGCGTCAACAAGCGTGTGGAATCCAGCGATCTGAGGAATGAGTATGGAGTTCTTCCTGATGAAAAAGTAATTATTCATGTTTCGAATTTCCGCCCTGTTAAAAGGGTGCCGGATGTAATCAAGACCTTTGCCGGGATTGTTGAGAAGTTGCCGGCAAAGCTTTTGCTAGTAGGAGACGGTCCTGAGATGAAAAAGGTTTGCGACCTTGCGAGTGAGCTCGGTATCCGGGATAAGGTACTGCTGCTGGGTAAACAGGAAAGAGTCGAGGAGCTGTACTCATTGAGTGATTTAATGCTCCTTCTCTCCGAAAAAGAAAGTTTTGGACTTGTTGCACTAGAAGCGATGGCTTGCGGTGTCCCATGTATCGGCACAAATGTCGGAGGGATTCCGGAAGTAATTGTGGATGGTGAAACAGGATATATTTGTGAATTGGGAAATATTGAAGAGTTTACTGAAAAAGCAGTAGAGATTCTTTCTAATCCGGACACTCACAAGCGCTTTGCGGCAAACTCCCTGCAACGCGCAGAAAAAGATTTCAGTGCTGAACAGATTGTTGCAGAATATGAAAATATTTATTACAGCCTGCTGGAGAATGATAAATCATGA
- the bshB1 gene encoding bacillithiol biosynthesis deacetylase BshB1: MVAKKLDILAFGAHADDVEIGMGGTIAKYANEGKVIGICDLTKAEMSSNGTVEIRKQEAINAAQILGVSGRETLDLPDRGLFLKDEYIRDIVRVIRRNRPEIVFVPFFDDRHPDHGSCARLVEEAFFSAAVRKYDEESGLDAHRPKALYFYMINGFHKPDFVVDISDFMEIKINALNAYESQFKKSDATFETPLVNGYIETVEARERLFGKEAGVHFAEGFMAKKPLLIHNDLLGERK; the protein is encoded by the coding sequence ATGGTAGCAAAGAAGCTTGATATACTGGCATTTGGCGCCCACGCAGATGATGTTGAGATTGGCATGGGGGGAACGATAGCCAAATATGCAAATGAAGGCAAAGTCATCGGCATCTGCGATTTAACAAAAGCAGAAATGTCTTCAAATGGGACTGTCGAAATAAGGAAACAAGAGGCAATCAATGCTGCCCAGATACTCGGAGTATCAGGGAGGGAAACCCTCGACCTTCCGGATAGGGGCTTGTTCCTAAAAGATGAATACATAAGGGATATTGTTAGAGTAATCAGGCGTAATCGCCCGGAAATAGTCTTTGTACCTTTTTTTGATGATCGTCATCCTGACCATGGCAGCTGTGCCCGTCTTGTTGAGGAGGCGTTCTTCTCGGCAGCTGTAAGAAAATATGATGAGGAATCGGGTTTGGATGCCCACAGACCAAAGGCATTATATTTTTACATGATCAACGGTTTTCATAAGCCTGATTTTGTTGTGGATATATCTGACTTTATGGAGATCAAAATAAATGCCCTCAATGCTTATGAAAGCCAATTCAAGAAAAGTGATGCGACATTTGAGACACCGCTGGTAAACGGCTATATCGAAACAGTTGAGGCACGTGAAAGATTGTTCGGCAAAGAGGCTGGCGTCCATTTTGCAGAAGGCTTTATGGCAAAAAAACCGTTGCTGATCCATAACGATTTGTTAGGGGAAAGAAAATGA
- the mgsA gene encoding methylglyoxal synthase produces the protein MNIALIAHDKKKDDLVGFAVAYKEIFGQHTLFATGTTGLRIIEATGLQIQRFQSGPLGGDQEIGARIANNQMDAVFFFRDPLTAQPHEPDVTALVRLCDVYAVPLATNMGTAEILVKGIERGDLDWRNIVKEKSGDKNGSKEA, from the coding sequence ATGAATATTGCCTTAATCGCCCATGATAAGAAGAAGGATGATTTAGTGGGATTCGCAGTCGCGTATAAAGAGATTTTTGGACAGCATACATTATTTGCGACCGGAACGACTGGCCTGCGGATAATTGAAGCAACTGGGTTACAGATTCAGAGATTCCAGTCTGGTCCGCTTGGCGGTGATCAGGAAATAGGTGCCCGTATTGCAAACAATCAAATGGATGCAGTATTTTTCTTCAGGGATCCTTTGACAGCACAGCCGCATGAACCTGATGTTACTGCCCTCGTACGTCTATGTGATGTATATGCAGTCCCGCTGGCAACGAATATGGGGACAGCGGAAATTCTGGTTAAAGGCATTGAACGGGGCGATCTCGACTGGAGAAACATAGTGAAAGAGAAATCTGGTGATAAAAATGGTAGCAAAGAAGCTTGA